A stretch of Mycobacterium sp. ITM-2016-00316 DNA encodes these proteins:
- a CDS encoding DUF4262 domain-containing protein has product MCWQCDHPGATRQDYLDVLRGVVMQNGWAVQYVEADPPFAYTAGLSEAGLPELLITGLPPARSTQLLNEMAHYMVHEVEPAPGDTMTFPDDSCAEFVEVTHPDVHMGWAVAFRGGPIRGLQIVWRDERGHSPWCPDFNGGGRRQPILGTRGPVDT; this is encoded by the coding sequence ATGTGCTGGCAATGCGATCATCCGGGGGCAACCCGGCAGGACTACCTCGACGTGCTGCGGGGCGTCGTCATGCAGAACGGCTGGGCGGTGCAGTATGTCGAGGCCGACCCGCCGTTCGCGTACACCGCCGGGCTGAGCGAGGCCGGCCTGCCCGAACTGCTCATCACGGGCCTTCCGCCCGCGCGCTCCACGCAACTGCTGAACGAGATGGCGCACTACATGGTGCACGAGGTCGAGCCCGCGCCCGGCGACACCATGACGTTTCCGGACGATTCGTGTGCGGAGTTCGTCGAGGTGACCCACCCGGACGTCCACATGGGATGGGCGGTGGCGTTCCGCGGCGGCCCGATCCGGGGTCTGCAGATCGTCTGGCGAGACGAACGCGGCCACTCGCCGTGGTGCCCCGACTTCAACGGCGGGGGTCGGCGGCAACCGATTCTCGGGACGCGAGGGCCGGTCGACACCTGA